The DNA region AGCCCCTCGGCGATGCTGGAGACGAGACGGCCGAACTGCTCCTGGATGCGGCGGTGGTTCTCTTCCGAGAAGGTGCGCATGGTGCCGAGCATCCGCGCGCTGTCGGGAATGACGTTGGCGGCGGTTCCGGCCTCCACCACCGTGATCGACACCACGGCGCTTTCGGCCGGGTTGGTGCCGCGGCTGACCAGGCTCTGCGCCGCGGTGATGATGTGGGCCGACACCAGCACCGGATCGATGCCGCGGTGGGGCATGGCGGCATGGGCGCCATGGCCGGTCACCTGGATCTCGAACTGGTTGGCCGCGGCCATCACCGGGCCGGGATGCACGGCGATCCGGCCGGCCGGCAGTTCCGGCCAGTTGTGCAGGCCATAGACCTGTTCGCAGTCGAACCGCTGGAACAGCCCGTCCTCGATCATCCGCTTCGCGCCGCCCAGCCCTTCCTCGGCCGGCTGGAAGATGAAATGCACGGTGCCGTCGAAGTTGCGGGTCTCCGCCAGATAACGGGCGGCGCCCAGCAGCATGGCGGTGTGGCCGTCATGGCCGCAGGCGTGCATCTTGCCGGCATGGCGCGAGGCATGGTCGAACTCGTTGGCCTCCGGCATCGGCAGCGCATCCATGTCGGCGCGCAGGCCGATGGCCCGGCCGCTGCCGGTGCCCAGGCCCTTCAGCGTGCCGACCACCCCGGTCCCACCCAGGCCGCGATGCACGGCGATGCCGAACTCCTCCAGCCTGGCGGCGACGATGTCCGAGGTGCGATTCTCCTCGAACCCCAGTTCCGGATGGGCGTGGATGTCGCGCCGCCACGCGGTCATGTCGTCCTGGAAGGCGGCGATGCGGTTGTTGATCGGCATGTCTCTAACATCTGGTTGGAACGGCCGGTTGGCGTTCGGGGGAGCTGGTTGGGATTGAAATTAAACTGTCGTTGCGAAGGCGGAACGACTAATCGGGGGTGCTGATGTCGGGAACCGCCATTCCGCGCCGGACCGCCGGCCTCGCCCCGACGGCGTCATGCCAGCGCTTCAGGTTGGGAAAACGCTCCAGTAGCCCGCCGCCGGCCACCGCCGCCGCGGCGATGAAGGGGAAGCAGGCGATGTCGGCGATGGAATAGGACTCGCCCGCCAGATGCTCCGCCTTGCCGAGCCGTTCCTCCAGCGCGGCGTAGCAGCGCATCAGCTCGCCCTTGTACAGGTCGATGGCGTGGGGGATGCGGTCGGGGGAGCGGGCGGCGAAGCGCTGCATGTCGATGGCGGTCGGGCCGAGATCGCTGACGCCCAGCATGAACCAGCTCATCGCCTCCGCCCGCTCGTCCTCATCCTCCGGCAGCAGCCGGCCGGTGCGTTCGGCGAAATGCAGCAGGATGGCGCCGGACCCGAACAGGCGGCGCATCCGGCCGCCCGGCAGATCCTCGACCAGGGCCGGGATCTTGGTGATCGGGCTGATCGCCAGGAAGTCGGGCCGCTTGTTCTCGCCGAGGGCCAGATCGACGCGGTGGACGGCGTAGGGCAGCCCCAGCTCCTCCAGCAGGATCGAGGCCTTGTGTCCGTTGGGCGTGGGGAAGCTGTAGAGCGTGAGCATGCGGTGACGGTTCCTGCGCCCGGTCCGGGGGCGGATCCCCTGGAATGATGGCGTCGGTGGCGATCGTCTCAGTCTGGCCGATTTGCGCGGCGAACGCCAGCGACAGCAGGGGCGATTCCGAGTGTCAGAACAGCGGCGCGCAGCCATCCGGCTTCACGATCCTGACCGCCGACGGCGGGTTGCCCGCCAGCGTCGCGGCCGGGCGGATCGGCCGCCTTACCAACTCGCCGCCACAGTTCGGGCAGCGTTCCCCCGGCAGCCGGGCGCGACAGTCGGCGCAGAAGGTGCATTCGAAGGAACAGATATAGGCGTCCGCCGCGTCCGGCGGCAGATCGCGGTCGCAGCATTCGCAGTTGGGGCGCAGGTCCAGCATGACATGATCTCGGCTGTCGGGATGAGCCATGGAGGGTAGCGGGGATCACGACGGCAAGGGGAGTGGCGTGGATGCCGGCCAACGTGAAGATCCTGCCAAAATGGCGGCTACATCGTTTCCGACCGGCGGCCGAAGAGGGTGCGGAGCTTGCGGCCGATGGCGCCGCCCAGCATGCCCGCGCCGTCCTCCGCCTTGGGGAACCAGCCGGGATCGTCGGTCTGGAGGCGGCGGACGACCTGGAGGAAGGCATCGACGACATCGGGGTCGAAATCGCGGCCCGCCCGTTCGGCGATCCAGGAGATCGCGTCCTCCACCGCCCAGGCGTTGCGGTATTGGCGGTGGGTGATCAGCGCGTCGAACACGTCGGCCACCGCCGTGATGCGGGCGCCGATGGGAATGGCGGTGCCGCTCAGCCCCTCGCGATAGCCCGATCCGTCATAACGTTCATGGTGGTAGCGCGCGATCTCCGCCGCGATGGACAGCAGCGACCGGCCGCGCAGCGGCACCGCCGCCTCGGCCAGGATGCGGTGGCCGATCTCGGTATGGCGCTGGATCATCTGCATGTCGATGCCGGTCAGCTCGCCGGGCATGCTGAGCGTCTCGTCCGACACGCTCAGCATGCCGACATCGTGCAGCAAGGCGGCCAGCCCGACCTTCTCGACGAAATCGGCATCCAGCTCGTCGCGGAACGTCTCGCGCCGGTACAGCTCGCGGGCGATGGAGCCCACCAGCGTCTCGATGCGCTGGAGATGGCCGGTGGCGGCGTTGTCCTTGTATTCGGCCAGCGCCCCCATCGCCAGAACGGTGGCCTTCTGCGAGCTGTTCAGCTCCTCGATCAGCAGCGCGTTCTCGAAGGCGATGGAGCATTTGTTGCGGAACAGCTCCAGAAGCTGCCAGTCGCGGGCGGTGGCGTCGTTGCGGCCCTCGACATAGATCATGCCGGTGATCCCGACATTGGCGCGCAGGCGGAGCGCGCAGAAGCCCGCCTCGATGATCGTCTCGCTGCTGGGAGACAGCCGCTCCAGCGCCGCCTCCACCTGCGGTTCGCCGATCTCCGCGAGTTCGATATCCTTTCCATTGGTCCCACCGGCCCATCTGGCGAAACGGCCGGTGGCGGCACGCACGCGGATCCGGCGGTCGCGCGGCAGCGTGTCGCCCTGGATGCACAGCAGGGCGTGATGGCCGATGCCGAGCAGCCCGACCACGCGCGGCAGGATGTTGGGGAACAGCACGTCGGGCGTGCGCATCTCCAGCAGGCCGGTGGTGGCGACCAGCATGCGCGCCAATCCCTTGCGTCCGGCGGCCAGGGACTGGAGGCTGACGAAGGTGCGCAGCTGGCCGGCGACGGCGACGCGCAGGGCGTGCGGCGTCAGCTCCGACTTGCGGCGCCAGTCGCCGATGTCGTTGGCGGCGATGGCCTCGTCCTCCGTCTCCGCCCCGCCGTCCGGTTGGTTGGTGCAGACCAGGATGCGGGTGCGCTGGTTGCCCAGCTCGTGCCGCAGACAGGCGATCAGTCCGAGCCCGGCGTCAGGCTCCTCCAGCGCGATCTCCAACAGGATCAGCGAGATGTCGGGGTGCCGCAGCAGGGCGTCGCGTGCCTCGGCGGCGGAGGCGGCGCCCGTCAGCGTGACGCCGGCCCCGCCGATGGAGAGCCCGTCGAGCGCCGACCGGGCGAGGGCCAGCAACGATGGGTCGGGGTCG from Azospirillum sp. B510 includes:
- a CDS encoding glutathione S-transferase family protein, coding for MLTLYSFPTPNGHKASILLEELGLPYAVHRVDLALGENKRPDFLAISPITKIPALVEDLPGGRMRRLFGSGAILLHFAERTGRLLPEDEDERAEAMSWFMLGVSDLGPTAIDMQRFAARSPDRIPHAIDLYKGELMRCYAALEERLGKAEHLAGESYSIADIACFPFIAAAAVAGGGLLERFPNLKRWHDAVGARPAVRRGMAVPDISTPD
- a CDS encoding M20 aminoacylase family protein — its product is MPINNRIAAFQDDMTAWRRDIHAHPELGFEENRTSDIVAARLEEFGIAVHRGLGGTGVVGTLKGLGTGSGRAIGLRADMDALPMPEANEFDHASRHAGKMHACGHDGHTAMLLGAARYLAETRNFDGTVHFIFQPAEEGLGGAKRMIEDGLFQRFDCEQVYGLHNWPELPAGRIAVHPGPVMAAANQFEIQVTGHGAHAAMPHRGIDPVLVSAHIITAAQSLVSRGTNPAESAVVSITVVEAGTAANVIPDSARMLGTMRTFSEENHRRIQEQFGRLVSSIAEGLGAKAELRFRPGYPATVNSEAEARIAASAAARVVGEENVVWAPDPTMAAEDFGYMLKERPGAYVWLGHGGHGGPSCRLHNPLYDFNDAILTTGASYWASLVETILPRSA
- a CDS encoding DUF1272 domain-containing protein, which produces MLDLRPNCECCDRDLPPDAADAYICSFECTFCADCRARLPGERCPNCGGELVRRPIRPAATLAGNPPSAVRIVKPDGCAPLF
- a CDS encoding HD domain-containing phosphohydrolase, with translation MRHDDARPQTAGPVAKPPFRVLIVDPDPSLLALARSALDGLSIGGAGVTLTGAASAAEARDALLRHPDISLILLEIALEEPDAGLGLIACLRHELGNQRTRILVCTNQPDGGAETEDEAIAANDIGDWRRKSELTPHALRVAVAGQLRTFVSLQSLAAGRKGLARMLVATTGLLEMRTPDVLFPNILPRVVGLLGIGHHALLCIQGDTLPRDRRIRVRAATGRFARWAGGTNGKDIELAEIGEPQVEAALERLSPSSETIIEAGFCALRLRANVGITGMIYVEGRNDATARDWQLLELFRNKCSIAFENALLIEELNSSQKATVLAMGALAEYKDNAATGHLQRIETLVGSIARELYRRETFRDELDADFVEKVGLAALLHDVGMLSVSDETLSMPGELTGIDMQMIQRHTEIGHRILAEAAVPLRGRSLLSIAAEIARYHHERYDGSGYREGLSGTAIPIGARITAVADVFDALITHRQYRNAWAVEDAISWIAERAGRDFDPDVVDAFLQVVRRLQTDDPGWFPKAEDGAGMLGGAIGRKLRTLFGRRSETM